The Nerophis ophidion isolate RoL-2023_Sa unplaced genomic scaffold, RoL_Noph_v1.0 HiC_scaffold_33, whole genome shotgun sequence genomic interval attatattgacttatttaatacttttaacagtatttttgttgtatattacagtcacgcttaacatcattaaatatttgttactagaaagaaacgaacgtctcgaaatttaagtctggaataagtcacatggtataataataataataataataataataatacattttatttggtatagcgcttttcagtgtactcaaagatgctttacaggatgaaaaaataattacaaatattattattataatgacagtagaatattattgcagtggtctattttgtgttggtgtcaactttattaacaataaatacaaatgatgtttgcatGCACTTCTATTCctttgataacatccatccattttctaccgcttgtccctatttggggttgcgaggggggacagggggtgttggagcctatctcagctgcattgggtggacatatcatggaaattaaatcaactgatgtttgttattatgaatacactatttgcacaattgtaagcgattaatgcttattcagtcagactaaaataaatatttaattaaataaatgttaaatatgaaaaatggctttaatatactgcacacaaattgaatatgcatcaatattttgtttgtaatcaaatcatgaggtacccaaatattctaatatatatatatatatatatatatatatatatatatatatatatatatatatatatatatatatatttatatgtatatatatatatgtatatatatatatgtatatatatatatatgtatatatatatatatatatatatatatatgtatatatatatatatttatatatatatatatatatatatatttatatgtatatatatatatgtatgtatatatatatatatatatatatatatatatatatatatatatatatattagggctgggtaagttaatcgcactatttctccgattaatcgcgattaactgcattgtatacacaaagcccaataatgaattcaaaagtagtgtgtagtgcacctttattggaatattctcccacatgaacaaaagcccccaaaacatttgttgtgcaaacacaatttaaatcagtccttgttaaacagtagcagttaaatagcatattttatgaaaatcaactcaaaaaatgtaaatacaaacatttaagctaattgccactgccagggtatttaagttatcctgtttgttatggaaaataaatataatctacatacaaatctctgagccacaatcataacatctgaacaggcaatttctgaggtaacagcagaaacatttttttaatcagggatcttatgtttaaaaaaacctatattacaggtagtgggctgttttagggaatgtttgatcaaattatctgttctAGCAATATCAATAAtgctgtgtttattctgcgtagtgcacttaaaataattatgaccataggacggcgtggcgcagtggcagagtggccgtgcgcaacccgagggtcactggttcaaatcccacctagaaccaacctcgtcacgtccgttgtgtcctgagcaggacacttcacccttgctcctgatggttgctggttggcgccttgcatggcagctccctccatcagtgtgtgaatgtgtgtgtgaatgggtaaatgtggaagtagtgtcaaagctctttgagtaccttgaaggtagaaaagcgctatacaagtacaacccatttatttatttatttatcatttatctaggatttgatatgatgggaattttccgattgtttgcttggtgctttgataaactgaaggcatcatatacatggtactatattgtgatgttatgagccagggaaaaaaagaactaccctacccagcatgcaacaggagtgacgagcatgcgcggtagcccggtataggttgtgtgtcgccatgacagcatcttgtatgttgtgatatgcacgctctgaaagcaaacgttaagaactcagccaacactcctggtctgcattattcataaatagacagacaacacatatactccgctgcttcacaggccgctggatgtagccggcaaagtattcccatgctagctacccGGTCTAGtgagcacgcctcattcagtccaaaacggccccatctatccacattcagaattgtctggcggtcgtaagtgatcccggagtgaccacgctgtaagccagccaggaaatttgcagaattgtccggtatttttgccaaatgttccatctttaccaagagctcctccacgccgaagcccgtccgggcgtcgccatcttgttaagaaaaggcgttaacaaaataaaagcatgtaaacaacatacgcaaatgtgcgatcaaATAATTGTAGGTGTTAATAgagtgatgaattaactcgtaattaacgcattaatttgcccactcctaatatatatatatatatatatatatatatatattctcacgccagcacattccttaaggtgtgagtgaggttcaagcaacatactatcacacggccacactcgctggcacttgttacacgtgcttcgctgcacttctgtttcttgtctgttgggctaaaaatgttgcttttgcagtaggaaaaacaaggagaggatattgtgcgtaaaagtaaagccaaccgaccacagctctgtagtcctggtcaccgttgacgtgaggtgggactattttggaggtgcacgtcaaggttggctggtaggttggtagtgggaggagccagttggcgtcacttgatgctgcagcacaatgacacttttatacgtgcagactgacttcatgcagtcatgacggtattaaaatcccagcaggaggttttctataagttgttactttttcatcaataattaatgtaaatgcaaaaaacaggatcaatgacacaattcataataatcaataactgatgattattccatgtgtagaagaacatcaccacaaagtggtgtcagtccacttggaaaatattatatttgatagactaaaaaatatttgacacatctgagctgaagtttgtttgtgttgtcttgcggacgtccaacagatgaacgctcgtcaagaagaacgtccccttcagcagcaggaggatccacagcccccccacatgaaagaggaagaggaggaagtgtggatcagtcaggagggagagtgtcctgtagggcaggaggaggctgatgtcagcaagtttccactgactgttgtctctgtgaagactgaagagcatgaagacaaaccacctgagtcctcacagcttcatcacagtccaagtaagcacaacatccacatatcatctaatacaatgtgtgtgacacatgttcatccgggggacacatttatcactaaagatgaagatatatttgctttttaacaccaccatttaaaaatgaatgctcatcaatcatcaacagtgtaattgctggggtgtaaccatgtgacctagaggccgtcctccttacctcacctggtcagatgaaggcaaacattcaatatggcttctgtttatttacctttggcagcacatatgtcagcatatttcaaaggtttagtggtgaagataagagctgtataccaagtaccatttttttttttagtactggttcctaaaggtctactaaaacccactactagccaccacacagtctgatagtttatatatcaatgatgaaatattaacattgcaacacatgccaatacggcctttttagtttactaaattgaaattttaaatttcccgggagtttcgtcttaaaaacgttgtgttacgatgacgtctacgcaagacgtcacgggtttataggaagtgtgagcgctgcacacacacacagctaaaagtcgtctgctttaacggcataattacacagtattttggagatctgtgttgctgaatcttttgcaatttgttcaattaatattggagaagtcacagtagaaagatggagttgggaagctttaccctttagccacacaaacacacggtgattccttgtttaaaattcccggaggtgaaactttcctatggatcagagcgcggtcaagagaacatgaatcacgaccacacgtcaaccagcaggtttcggtgagataattgtggttaaaacgtcgcttcttaccggagaaaagctgagcttgtgccatccataaagctgccgtcaactcctctgagacactggcgtcaagacacccgtggagacacacctccgactatcaggtactatttaactcactaaaacaatagcaacacaatagaaagataagggatttcccagaattatcctagtaaatgtgtctaaaaacatctgaatccgtcccaatgcaatcgcgtttttttttttctagtccgtcgctatcaatatcttcaaccacaaatctttcatcctcactcaaattaaaggggaaattgtcgttttctcctgtccgaatagcactttttgttggaggctcccattaaaatcaatgtgaatatgtgaggagcccccacacttgtgacgtcattgtctgcgacttccggtagagtcagggcttttctcttagcaccgaaagttgcaaactttatcgtggatgttctctactaaatcctttcagcaaaaatatggcaatatcgcgaaatgatcaagtatgacacatagaatggacctgctatccccgtttaaataagaacatctcatttcagtaggcctttaattatgtgGTCCATgaagaccgtgaagattctggactaacgacacaactatttgtatttttaattccagctgactgaagtaactatgacacgttgtcacattgagttcagctgccgctgctacacattacaatcggctttaaataatgacaaataaggaagcaaccaaagtttgatgtgtgtgttattgagaagaagatgacataactgcatttcaccttgcactgcacacatagttgacttctttaagacttcaacCTCTTCTGCAaataggaatgctatttaaaatgcctcttttccacttttttatttccacaaatgacatgtagtaccgacaagagtaccgataaatactggtatcgataaggaatattgattagggtatcatatccataaatctataaatttacatccctactgaagatacaagccagatattggtctcaagatggcggcgccctgctcggctgcggctgcagaggctcttggtagtaatagaacattttggcaaatctaccagtaatttctgtgaatttcatggctggcttccaGCGTGGACACTCCGTAGTAACGTAGgaccgccagacaattttggatgtggatggatcgggcagtATTAGACCGAAAGATGCGTATACGTTGGACCTCCTCGCTATCCTGGGAATActacgccggctacatccagcggcctgtgaggcAGCGGAGCCTAGTACCAGAGGGGACCGCAGACAGAGGAGACATAAGCGGTGTGATCAGAAACAGAAACggagatgccgagcggggctaacaacaaagctaaaggctaatcctcacagaacgccgcttccttccatcctgctctcaaatgtccgctcactggagaacaaactggactacctgacgctggattcatatgcaatacactgctgctggaattgtaattttcctgagggaactctcctgaaggaatcaataaagtactatttatcaatcaatcatcaatcaatgtttatttatatagccccaaatcacaaatgtctcaaaggactgcacaaatcattacgactacaacatcctcggaagaacccacaaaagggcaaggaaaactcacacccagtgggcagggagaattcacattcagtgggacgccagcgacaatgctgactatgagaaaccttggagaggacctcagatgtgggcaaccccccccctctaggggaccgaaagcaatggatgtcgagcgggtccaacatgatactgcgaaagttcaatccacagtggctccaagacagcagcgagagtcccgtccacaggaaaccatctcgagcggatcagcagcgtagagatgtccccaaccgatacaggcgagcggtccatcctgggtcccgacgagcggtccatcctgggtctcgactctggacagccagtacttcatccatggtcatcggaccggaccccctccacaagggagggggggacataggagaaagaaaagaagcggcagatcaactggtctaaaaaggaggtctatttaaaggctagagtatacagatgagttttaagatgagacttaaatgcttctactgaggtagcatctcgaactgttaccgggagggcattccagagtactggagcccgaacggaaaacgctctatagcccgcagactttttttgagctctaggaatcactaataagccggagtcttttgaacgcagatttcttgccgggacatacggtacaatacaatcggcaagataggctggagctagaccgtgtagtattttatacgtaagtagtaaaaccttaaagtcacatcttaagtgcacaggaagccagtgcaggtgagccagtacaggcgtaatatgatcaaactttcttgttcttgtcaaaagtctagcagccgcattttgtaccaactgtaatcttttaatgctagacatggggagacccgaaaataatacgttacagtaatcgagacgagacgtaacaaacgcatggataatgatctcggcgtctttagtggacaaaatggagcgaattttagcgatattacggagatgaaagaaggccgttttagtaacgcttttaatgtgtgactcaaaggagagagttgggtcgaagataatacccagattttttacagagtcaccttgttttattatttggttgtcaaatgttaaagttgtattattaaatagaggtcggtgtctagcaggaccgataatcagcatttccgtttttttggcattaagttgcaaaaagttagcggacatccattgtttaatttcattaagacacgcttccaactgactacagtccggcgtgttggtcagctttaggggcatgtaaagttgggtgtcatctaTCTAGATGAGAGACTGCTGCGCCATATTTCTCACAGAAACGTGGCTGAAACCATTCGTCCCGGGCGAGGCAGTTAGCATCGAGGAGCTAACTATGTTTCGGTCGGATAGGAGCAGCACTCTCACTGGTAAATCCCGAGGCGgtggtgtttgtatatacatcaataacaactggtgcaacaacgggaagaacgtctcatgtcactgctctcccgatgtagaaatattaactataaaatgcaggccattttatttacctcgggaattcagtgctatgatcttcacaACAGTGTACATTCCCCCCAGTGCTCACACCAAAGAAGCTTTGAATGCTTTGTGCTGCTCCATCAATGAACTGCAAACTACACATCCAGAGGAAGTTTTCATCGTCGCAGGGGATTTTAATCAAGTTTACATGAAAACAGTTTTCcctcatttccatcaatatgtgaattttgcaacGAGGGATGGAAGCAAGCTGGACttggtttatagtaatattaaacaggcgtataaagctgcaccacgcccccacctgggctcctcagaccatctatatgtgatgctaattcctgcatacaagcccctgctgatcagaaagcaagctacagtgaagcaggtgaggacctggccagagggagcaatggaagcattacaagactgcttcggaaccacagactgggacatgttcaaggcaGCCGTCACCGATAATCATAACACATGTGTGGAGAAGTATGCAAAGTCTGTgtccgcatacattcagaagtgcatggaggatgtcagtgtgatcagattaggggcggcatggcgtagtgggtagagcggccgtgccagaaaccgggggttgcaggttcgcttcccacctattaacatccaaatcgctgccgttgtgtccttgggcaggacacttcacccttgcccgcagtgccgctcacactggtgaatgaatgatgaatgaatgattggtggtggtaggaggggccgtaggcgcaaattggcagccacgcttccgttggtctaccccagggcagctacagatgtagcttaccaccaccaggtgtgaatgaatgatggcttcccacttctctgtgagcgctttgagtatctaacaatagaaaagcgcgatataaatcgaatccattattattattattattattattattatcaagaacatccccacacGGGCCGTAGAGAAACTCTGGAtggatgaacagtgaggtactgcgtgcaatgctgaaggctcggaacaaggcGTTTAAGTCTAGCGACATGGTAGCAGTAAAAacagccagagctaacctgaaccgtgccattaaggttgcaaaggtgctcacagtcagaaagtgcaggacttcttccagaaccccacgaacactcgacaaatgtggcagggcatacaggtcatcatggactataaagctgccccccgtccctgtgacaacagtattagcttcctaaatgacctaaacaactactttgaaaggtttgaggcacttaacaccccTCCGGCGAGAAAATCCATCACTCCGGCTATAAAAAACACCCCTCGCtctgatgagcagccgctcaacttGGACACAGCAGATGTCCTGAATACCCTGAGGAAAGTGAACCCCcggacctgatgacattccgggccAGGTGCTtcagggatgtgcagaccagttggcgggggttctcacagacatcttcaacatctcgcagggaggtggtgaaacatctggttgactggtgcagaaccaacaacctggtcctgaacgtcgacaagaccaaggagatcatcgttgacttcaggaagcaccagtccagccacacttcactcttcatcaacggcacagcggtggagatggtaagcagcaccaagttcctgggggtgcagattactgacaatataaccttgtccctacacaccggagatcttgtaaaaagagctcagcagcgcatgcactttttgcgtcggatgtaaagagcacagctccctccccccattctcagcacattctacagaggaactatagagagcctgctgaccaacagcatctctgtctggactggagcctgcaatggctcagactggaagtctctccagagagtggtgaggacgacggaaaagattatcaggtacctgaggcagagcaacagccccagagcatgattgaccccccaccatgcttaacagtagggatggtgttcttctctttgtaagcttcatttttttctcctccagacataacgttgattcataggcccaaagagttccagttttgtctcatcactccatagaacagtttcccaaaacatttggggtttgtccagatgattttttggcatactggagtctattttcttgtgcctggtagtcagaagtggggtgcgcctgggagttttggcatggaggccttcatctcgtagtgcgcgccttattgtctgggacgaaacctgcgttcccccctctgcaatgtcctgttgtagttcctcagttgttacccgggggtttttcaccactgtacgcacacagcatcctctttctaccacgcccaggtagtgtttccactgtgcctttagctttaaacttgcgaattatgctcccaactgtgtctcttggaatgtgtaatgtctttgctattttcttatatccatatcctttcttatgaagagaaatgacctcctctcttgacttctttgaccactccctggacttcaccatgttgcaaatacaccattgaccatctacaagaagctgagcgtcagtctttttcaatcactttaattgttgctcgttatggttctaatcacatctacaggtgtgttcaacacctgattgaaaagaccttattcaaattctgttcttaagagttatgatctgcaaggggttgaataattttgtcaatgagatattaagaaatatgtccttttttggtattttgtaaaatacagtgtcaaggtcagacaaacattccagggagacagaacaggatcgctgacgggtctgccaacttgcggcgccccttgcaaaaaaggtgagatacatacatgtaaacaagtggggggaatgtgagaaaaaattaaaaatcggtctcagcctgggcccctggagagggggtccagactgaggccaagggaaaaaaacaacttatagccCTAGCATACATCCCTCTttcatgtgtaagagggaaacatcaaagaagacaaaggacattaaaagagcagagctgatgcaaccagccacttctacatacagctatgaataaaaagtaaaagaaacaaatacactgtggtggcttttgcggtgtcccacgccattgtctgctggggtgaagggagcttggccagagacgggagcagacccaacaaagcaaccaagagagccgactccaccctcggccgccgaccaagtctcggccagtgtccagtccgcatggatgagtgaggatacgtccaaggagaccgaggtttccgatacctgctcattcagccaagacactgtgaagcttttccgtcccggcgctcagtgctagctccgcagtcctgtctcttcatctgcatctcctccagtctctccaaacggattctggtgtggcagaaacccagcagctggtctccatggccacaaGGCTCTCGGGAggcggatccagaagtccacaaaaaagcaccgcagaagtcacgaaagtgccaccccttgtcacacagtcccaaagggtccggaccaaaaggcatgaatatatatatatatatatatatatatatatatatatatatatatatatatatatatatatatgtatatgtatatgtatatgtatataaacacatgaaaagaagagggaaacactaaaggatgacacaagagcacagagctcctgccaacagcagccactacagggtcACCATCTTGGGGCGGGGGGGAAATGCAGCATACAagctacaacaacacacaaatcgtaaaagtttcctaaaggaaaatgttcatatttaaataagtagagtaaataaatcataaacagga includes:
- the LOC133546592 gene encoding uncharacterized protein LOC133546592 isoform X2 yields the protein MNARQEERPLQQQEDPQPPHMKEEEEEVWISQEGECPVGQEEADVSKFPLTVVSVKTEEHEDKPPESSQLHHSPKK